One Telluria mixta DNA window includes the following coding sequences:
- a CDS encoding methyl-accepting chemotaxis protein, translated as MRLAQLSTGTKIIGAFAVVSLAIVIISLVALWRMHAADAITNDLVNNKLARQQLTAELLGVTRLNGVRAVAIARSDSLEAGDYFQAMLVQGEKNVAALEAKLAALPTMPGERALIDTAVERKAAYMNVRRQVFQAKDLGKTQEVEQLAAGDMATTFDAYTGALDALLAWQTREAHALAATSAQAFALSRVLLPAFGVAALLVGCAAGWLLTRSIVTPLQDAVVLAERVATGDLAATIDHARGDEIGRLFDALNHMTDGMSATVVKVLDSARMIDGASAEIAAGNRDLSHRTEAQARSLHATVQAMADLTEAVEQNHVNAHDANELALAASGVAKDGAGAVGQMVERMETIRQSAARIGDITAMIDGIAFQTNILALNAAVEAARAGEQGRGFAVVAGEVRNLAQHSASAAKEIKHLIGESTLAIASGAGIASAAGDTMREILDRVQQVADLLHAIDGASSEQAAGIARVRGVIAEMDEATQQNAAMVEQAAAAAATMRAQAEELTDVVSTFRVRGGEMTRHVLVDDSQDEPGLALPAPAYV; from the coding sequence ATGCGACTCGCACAGCTTTCCACCGGCACCAAGATCATCGGCGCCTTTGCCGTGGTGTCCCTTGCCATCGTCATCATTTCCCTCGTCGCGCTGTGGCGCATGCATGCCGCCGACGCCATCACGAACGACCTCGTCAACAATAAACTGGCCCGGCAACAGCTGACGGCCGAGCTGCTGGGCGTCACGCGCCTGAACGGCGTGCGCGCGGTCGCCATCGCCCGCAGCGACAGCCTCGAGGCGGGCGATTATTTCCAGGCCATGCTCGTGCAGGGCGAAAAGAACGTGGCCGCGCTCGAAGCGAAGCTGGCGGCGTTGCCGACCATGCCGGGCGAGCGCGCGCTGATCGACACCGCCGTCGAGCGCAAGGCCGCCTACATGAACGTCCGCCGGCAGGTGTTCCAGGCAAAGGATCTCGGCAAGACGCAGGAGGTCGAGCAGCTGGCGGCCGGCGACATGGCCACGACCTTCGACGCCTACACGGGCGCACTCGATGCGCTGCTGGCCTGGCAGACCCGCGAGGCGCATGCGCTGGCCGCCACGTCCGCGCAGGCATTCGCCCTCAGCCGCGTGCTGTTGCCCGCATTCGGCGTGGCCGCGCTGCTCGTCGGTTGTGCCGCCGGCTGGCTGCTCACGCGCAGCATCGTGACGCCGCTGCAGGATGCCGTCGTGCTGGCCGAGCGCGTCGCGACGGGCGATCTCGCCGCCACCATCGACCACGCCAGAGGCGACGAGATCGGCCGATTGTTCGATGCGCTGAACCACATGACGGACGGCATGTCGGCCACCGTCGTGAAAGTGCTGGACAGCGCCCGCATGATCGACGGCGCGTCGGCCGAGATCGCGGCCGGCAACCGCGACCTGTCGCACCGCACGGAAGCGCAGGCGCGCAGCCTGCATGCGACCGTGCAGGCGATGGCCGACCTGACCGAGGCCGTCGAACAGAACCACGTGAACGCCCACGACGCCAACGAGCTCGCGCTGGCCGCGTCCGGCGTGGCGAAGGACGGTGCCGGCGCCGTCGGGCAGATGGTCGAGCGCATGGAGACGATCCGCCAGTCGGCCGCACGCATCGGCGACATCACGGCGATGATCGACGGGATCGCGTTCCAGACGAATATCCTGGCGCTGAACGCGGCCGTCGAAGCGGCGCGTGCGGGCGAGCAGGGCCGCGGCTTTGCGGTGGTTGCCGGCGAGGTGCGCAACCTGGCCCAGCATTCCGCATCGGCAGCAAAAGAAATCAAGCACCTGATCGGCGAGTCGACGCTGGCCATCGCGTCCGGCGCCGGCATCGCCAGCGCGGCGGGCGACACGATGCGCGAGATCCTCGACCGTGTCCAGCAGGTGGCCGACCTGCTGCACGCGATCGACGGCGCCAGTTCGGAACAGGCGGCCGGCATCGCGCGCGTGCGCGGCGTCATCGCCGAGATGGACGAGGCGACGCAGCAGAATGCCGCGATGGTCGAGCAGGCGGCCGCCGCGGCGGCCACGATGCGGGCGCAGGCGGAAGAGTTGACGGACGTGGTGTCCACGTTCCGTGTGCGCGGGGGCGAGATGACGCGTCACGTGCTCGTCGACGACAGCCAGGACGAGCCGGGTCTTGCGCTGCCGGCACCGGCGTACGTCTGA
- the clpA gene encoding ATP-dependent Clp protease ATP-binding subunit ClpA — protein sequence MIAQELEVSLHMAFVEARQARHEFITVEHLLLALLDNPSAAEVLRACAVNIEDLRKTLTNFIGDNTPTVPGTGEVDTQPTLGFQRVIQRAIMHVQSASNGKKEVTGANVLVAIFGEKDSHAVYYLHQQGVTRLDVVNFISHGVRKDQQIDSQKASEGVEEAQVEGQTKESPLDQFTTNLNKAAADGRIDPLIGREEEVDRVIQILCRRRKNNPLLVGEAGVGKTAIAEGLAWRIVQEDVPEILQNAVVYSLDMGALLAGTKYRGDFEQRLKAVLKQLKDTPNGILFIDEIHTIIGAGSASGGTLDASNLLKPALANGQLKCIGATTFTEFRGVFEKDHALSRRFQKVDVNEPSIEQTVQILRGLKSRFEEHHGVKYSASALSTAAELAARFINDRHLPDKAIDVIDEAGAAQRVLPKSKQKKTIGKTEIEDIIAKIARIPPQTVNQDDRSKLQTIDRDLRNVVFGQDPAIEALSAAIKMARAGLGKQDKPIGSFLFSGPTGVGKTEVAKQLAFILGIELVRFDMSEYMERHAVSRLIGAPPGYVGFDQGGLLTEAITKKPHAVLLLDEIEKAHPDIFNILLQVMDHGTLTDNNGRKADFRNVIIIMTTNAGAESLTKRSVGFVDSKAQGDEMADIKRMFTPEFRNRLDAIISFRALDEDIILRVVDKFLMQLEEQLHEKKVEAVFTEKLRKFLAKKGFDPLMGARPMSRLIQDMIRKALADELLFGRLVNGGRVTVDLNEKDDVFLEFPEGDVPPPPEPVETVEIE from the coding sequence ATGATTGCGCAGGAATTGGAAGTATCTCTACACATGGCCTTTGTCGAAGCGCGGCAGGCTCGACACGAGTTCATCACGGTCGAACACCTGCTTCTGGCGCTGCTCGACAACCCGTCGGCCGCTGAAGTCCTGCGTGCGTGCGCGGTCAATATCGAAGACCTGCGTAAGACCTTGACGAATTTCATCGGCGATAACACTCCGACCGTGCCGGGTACCGGCGAAGTCGACACCCAACCGACGCTGGGCTTCCAGCGCGTGATCCAGCGCGCGATCATGCACGTCCAGTCGGCGTCGAACGGCAAGAAGGAGGTCACCGGCGCGAACGTGCTCGTGGCGATCTTCGGCGAGAAGGACTCGCATGCCGTTTACTACCTGCACCAGCAGGGCGTGACCCGTCTCGACGTGGTCAATTTCATCTCGCACGGCGTGCGCAAGGACCAGCAGATCGACAGCCAGAAGGCGTCGGAAGGCGTGGAAGAAGCGCAGGTCGAAGGCCAGACCAAGGAAAGCCCGCTGGATCAGTTCACCACGAACCTGAACAAGGCTGCCGCCGATGGCCGCATCGATCCGCTGATCGGACGCGAAGAGGAAGTGGACCGCGTGATCCAGATCCTGTGCCGCCGCCGCAAGAACAATCCGCTGCTCGTGGGCGAGGCCGGCGTCGGCAAGACCGCGATCGCGGAGGGCCTGGCATGGCGCATCGTCCAGGAAGACGTGCCCGAGATCCTGCAGAATGCCGTCGTGTATTCGCTGGACATGGGCGCGCTGCTGGCGGGCACCAAGTACCGCGGCGACTTCGAGCAGCGCCTGAAGGCGGTGTTGAAGCAGCTCAAGGACACGCCGAACGGCATCCTGTTCATCGACGAGATCCACACGATCATCGGCGCCGGCTCGGCATCGGGCGGCACGCTCGACGCGTCGAACCTGCTCAAGCCGGCCCTCGCGAACGGCCAGCTGAAGTGCATCGGCGCGACCACGTTCACGGAATTCCGCGGCGTGTTCGAGAAGGATCATGCGCTGTCCCGCCGCTTCCAGAAAGTGGACGTGAACGAGCCGTCGATCGAGCAGACCGTGCAGATCCTGCGCGGCCTCAAGTCGCGCTTCGAAGAGCACCACGGCGTGAAGTATTCGGCGTCGGCGCTGTCGACCGCGGCCGAGCTCGCCGCTCGCTTCATCAACGACCGTCACCTGCCGGACAAGGCGATCGACGTGATCGACGAAGCGGGCGCGGCCCAGCGCGTGCTGCCGAAGTCGAAGCAGAAGAAGACCATCGGCAAGACCGAGATCGAGGACATCATCGCGAAGATCGCGCGGATCCCTCCGCAGACCGTCAACCAGGACGACCGCAGCAAGCTGCAGACCATCGACCGCGACCTGCGCAACGTCGTGTTCGGGCAAGACCCGGCCATCGAAGCGTTGTCGGCCGCGATCAAGATGGCCCGCGCCGGCCTCGGCAAGCAGGACAAGCCGATCGGTTCGTTCCTGTTCTCCGGTCCGACCGGCGTCGGCAAGACGGAAGTCGCGAAGCAGCTGGCGTTCATCCTCGGCATCGAGCTGGTGCGTTTCGACATGTCCGAGTACATGGAGCGTCACGCCGTGTCGCGCCTGATCGGTGCGCCGCCGGGCTACGTCGGCTTCGACCAGGGCGGCCTGCTGACCGAGGCCATCACCAAGAAGCCGCATGCGGTGCTGCTGCTGGACGAGATCGAAAAGGCTCATCCGGACATCTTCAACATCCTGCTGCAGGTGATGGACCATGGCACGCTGACCGACAACAACGGCCGCAAGGCGGACTTCCGCAACGTGATCATCATCATGACCACGAATGCAGGTGCGGAAAGCCTGACCAAGCGTTCGGTGGGCTTCGTGGATTCGAAGGCGCAGGGCGACGAGATGGCCGACATCAAGCGCATGTTCACGCCTGAGTTCCGCAACCGCCTGGATGCGATCATCAGCTTCCGCGCGCTGGACGAGGACATCATCCTGCGCGTCGTGGACAAGTTCCTGATGCAGCTGGAAGAGCAGCTGCACGAGAAGAAAGTGGAAGCCGTCTTCACCGAGAAACTGCGCAAGTTCCTCGCGAAGAAAGGTTTCGATCCGCTGATGGGTGCCCGTCCGATGTCGCGCCTGATCCAGGACATGATCCGCAAGGCACTGGCCGACGAACTGCTGTTCGGCCGTCTCGTGAACGGTGGCCGCGTCACGGTCGACCTGAACGAGAAGGACGATGTGTTCCTCGAGTTCCCGGAAGGCGACGTCCCGCCGCCGCCGGAGCCTGTCGAGACCGTCGAGATCGAATAA
- the clpS gene encoding ATP-dependent Clp protease adapter ClpS → MATKHDTEQLLERQTVKPPPLYQVALLNDDYTPMEFVVAIIQEYFNKDRETATQIMLSVHRHGKGVCGVFSKDIACTKVEFVLTHARKAGHPLQCVMEEV, encoded by the coding sequence ATGGCAACCAAGCACGATACCGAACAGCTGCTGGAGCGGCAGACAGTCAAGCCACCTCCGTTGTATCAGGTGGCGTTGCTCAATGACGACTACACGCCGATGGAGTTCGTGGTCGCCATCATTCAGGAGTACTTCAACAAGGATCGCGAGACGGCGACGCAGATCATGCTTTCTGTACACCGCCATGGTAAAGGGGTGTGCGGCGTGTTTTCCAAAGATATAGCGTGTACCAAAGTGGAGTTTGTATTAACGCATGCGCGCAAGGCAGGCCACCCCCTGCAGTGCGTGATGGAGGAAGTATGA
- the cspE gene encoding transcription antiterminator/RNA stability regulator CspE: MATGTVKWFNDSKGFGFITPDDGGEDLFAHFSAINMNGFKTLKEGQKVQFEVTQGPKGKQASNIVGA; this comes from the coding sequence ATGGCAACAGGTACTGTTAAGTGGTTCAATGATTCCAAAGGTTTTGGCTTCATCACCCCTGATGACGGCGGCGAAGATTTGTTCGCGCACTTCTCCGCGATCAATATGAACGGTTTTAAGACCCTCAAAGAAGGTCAAAAAGTCCAATTCGAAGTCACGCAAGGCCCGAAAGGCAAGCAAGCTTCCAACATCGTCGGCGCGTAA
- the icd gene encoding NADP-dependent isocitrate dehydrogenase, with product MYQHIKVPTDGQKITVNADFSLNVPDQPVIPYIEGDGTGVDITPVMLKVVDAAVAKAYGGQRKIAWMEVFAGEKSTQVYGPDVWLPTETLDCVREYVVSIKGPLTTPVGGGIRSLNVALRQELDLYVCLRPVRYFNGVPSPLREPHKTDMVIFRENSEDIYAGIEWAAESAEAKKVIEFLTREMGVRKIRFPETSAIGIKPVSREGTERLVRKALQYAIDNDKPSVTIVHKGNIMKYTEGGFRDWGYALAQREFGAELIDGGPWCKFKNPRTGKDIVVKDSIADAFLQQILLRPAEYSVIATLNLNGDYVSDALAAQVGGIGIAPGANMSDSVAMFEATHGTAPKYAGKDYVNPGSLILSAEMMLRHMGWTEAADLIISSMEKAIASKRVTYDFARLMEGATQVSCSGFGDVMIENM from the coding sequence ATGTATCAACATATCAAAGTACCTACCGATGGTCAAAAGATTACCGTCAACGCGGACTTCTCGCTGAACGTCCCCGACCAGCCGGTCATTCCCTATATCGAAGGCGATGGCACCGGCGTCGACATCACCCCGGTGATGCTGAAGGTCGTCGACGCGGCCGTCGCGAAGGCGTACGGCGGCCAGCGCAAGATCGCGTGGATGGAAGTGTTTGCCGGTGAGAAGTCGACGCAGGTGTATGGCCCGGACGTCTGGCTGCCGACCGAAACGCTGGACTGCGTGCGCGAGTACGTGGTGTCGATCAAGGGCCCGCTGACCACGCCGGTCGGCGGCGGCATCCGCTCGCTGAACGTGGCACTGCGCCAGGAACTCGACCTGTATGTCTGCCTGCGCCCCGTGCGCTATTTCAATGGCGTGCCGTCGCCGCTGCGCGAACCGCACAAGACGGACATGGTCATCTTCCGCGAGAACTCGGAAGACATCTACGCGGGCATCGAATGGGCCGCCGAGTCGGCCGAGGCGAAGAAGGTCATCGAATTCCTGACCCGCGAGATGGGCGTGCGCAAGATCCGCTTTCCGGAGACGTCCGCCATCGGCATCAAGCCGGTGTCGCGCGAGGGCACGGAGCGTCTCGTGCGCAAGGCGCTCCAGTACGCGATCGACAACGACAAGCCGTCCGTCACCATTGTCCACAAGGGCAATATCATGAAGTACACGGAAGGCGGCTTCCGCGACTGGGGCTATGCGCTGGCGCAGCGTGAATTCGGTGCCGAGCTGATCGACGGCGGGCCGTGGTGCAAGTTCAAGAACCCGCGCACGGGCAAGGACATCGTCGTCAAGGATTCGATCGCGGACGCGTTCCTGCAGCAGATCCTGCTGCGTCCGGCCGAGTACAGCGTGATTGCTACCCTGAACCTGAACGGCGACTATGTCTCGGACGCGCTGGCGGCCCAGGTCGGCGGCATCGGCATCGCGCCGGGCGCCAACATGTCCGACTCCGTCGCGATGTTCGAAGCGACCCACGGCACCGCGCCCAAGTATGCGGGCAAGGACTACGTGAACCCGGGTTCGCTGATCCTGTCGGCCGAGATGATGCTGCGCCACATGGGCTGGACGGAAGCGGCCGACCTCATCATCAGCTCGATGGAAAAGGCGATCGCGTCGAAGCGCGTCACCTATGACTTCGCGCGCCTGATGGAAGGCGCGACCCAGGTGTCGTGCTCGGGCTTCGGCGACGTGATGATCGAGAATATGTAA
- a CDS encoding pseudouridine synthase: MSLILFNKPFQVLCQFSREDERETLADYLDIPNIYPAGRLDADSEGLMLLTDDGRLQHQIAHPDHKEAKTYLVQLEGVADRASLDRLQAPIDLGDFITKPCRANLIAAPEWLWPRNPPIRVRHDKPTSWIAITLEEGKNRQVRRMTAAVGLPTLRLVRSAIGPFSLATHPLMPGEWMKVPAATVGAKR, from the coding sequence ATGTCCCTCATCCTGTTCAACAAACCCTTCCAGGTACTGTGCCAGTTCTCGCGCGAGGACGAGCGCGAGACCCTCGCCGACTACCTCGACATCCCGAACATCTACCCGGCCGGCCGGCTCGACGCCGACAGCGAAGGCCTGATGCTGCTGACGGACGACGGCCGCCTGCAGCACCAGATCGCCCATCCGGACCACAAGGAAGCGAAGACCTATTTAGTACAACTGGAGGGCGTCGCCGACCGCGCCAGCCTGGACCGCCTGCAGGCCCCGATCGACCTGGGCGACTTCATCACGAAACCGTGCCGCGCGAACCTGATCGCGGCACCGGAATGGCTGTGGCCGCGCAACCCGCCCATCCGCGTGCGCCACGACAAGCCGACGAGCTGGATCGCGATCACGCTCGAGGAAGGGAAAAACCGCCAGGTGCGCCGGATGACGGCTGCCGTCGGCCTGCCGACGTTGCGCCTCGTGCGCTCAGCCATCGGGCCGTTTTCGCTGGCGACGCACCCGCTGATGCCGGGCGAATGGATGAAGGTGCCGGCCGCTACCGTGGGCGCCAAGCGGTGA
- a CDS encoding IS4 family transposase, translated as MFNVNPFSIMALQLDLDYSASLTPQEFDRFASLIDPAWIDEALQQTGTVSVRRRRLPADRMVWLVIGLALFRNEPIWHIVKQLDLADGPAASTPVPSASVAGRERLGEAPLEWLFKRTASCWGERAPAESALFHGLRSYAVDGVVWSVPSTPENEREFGRPRGGDGRDGAWPQLRAVCLMDTHSHLLRAVDFGECQTGELSYAKTLIQAAPDNSLTIFDRAYFSAAFLLDWQRSGLQKHWLIRTKTSLCYEVVCQVAPGDCLVRLPVSPQARRQHPDLPSHWQARLIECTVGGQPRRFLTSLCDAHRFPARDVAAHYVQRWEIELGFREMKQGMLKKAPVLRSRLPELVRQEVWGMLIAYNLLRHEIAQMATELNVPPQRLSFQWLALAIVTALYHWPLETPGTFPKRLAWLREQARAYLLPERRTRSYPRTIKSRKSKYPTKHASPA; from the coding sequence ATGTTCAACGTAAATCCGTTTTCTATCATGGCTCTGCAACTTGACCTGGATTACTCGGCCTCGCTGACGCCGCAGGAATTTGACCGTTTCGCCAGCCTTATCGATCCGGCGTGGATCGATGAGGCTTTGCAACAGACTGGCACTGTGTCGGTGCGTCGTCGTCGGTTACCGGCCGATCGGATGGTCTGGCTGGTAATTGGACTGGCATTGTTTCGAAACGAGCCGATCTGGCATATCGTCAAACAGCTCGATCTTGCCGATGGCCCGGCAGCCAGCACACCTGTCCCCAGTGCTTCAGTGGCGGGGCGTGAGCGTTTAGGCGAAGCCCCATTGGAATGGCTGTTCAAGCGGACGGCAAGCTGCTGGGGTGAGCGTGCCCCAGCGGAGAGTGCGCTGTTTCATGGCCTGCGCAGTTATGCTGTTGATGGCGTGGTCTGGTCGGTGCCGAGCACGCCAGAAAACGAAAGGGAGTTTGGCCGGCCCCGGGGAGGTGACGGACGTGATGGCGCTTGGCCGCAATTGCGTGCCGTCTGCCTGATGGATACCCACAGTCACCTGCTGCGCGCCGTCGACTTCGGAGAGTGCCAGACAGGTGAGCTGAGCTATGCAAAGACACTGATACAGGCTGCGCCTGATAACTCGCTCACGATTTTTGATCGAGCCTATTTCTCGGCCGCGTTTCTACTGGACTGGCAACGGTCGGGCCTGCAAAAGCATTGGCTGATACGCACCAAAACCTCGCTGTGTTATGAGGTAGTCTGCCAGGTGGCTCCCGGTGACTGTCTGGTACGGCTTCCCGTCTCACCTCAGGCGCGTCGGCAGCATCCGGATCTTCCCTCGCACTGGCAGGCTAGACTGATCGAATGCACGGTGGGCGGACAGCCTCGACGATTTCTCACCTCGCTGTGCGATGCGCATCGTTTCCCCGCGCGTGACGTCGCCGCACACTACGTGCAGCGATGGGAGATCGAACTCGGTTTCAGGGAAATGAAGCAAGGCATGCTGAAAAAAGCGCCTGTCCTGCGCAGCAGGCTGCCGGAACTCGTGCGCCAGGAAGTATGGGGAATGTTGATCGCCTACAACCTGCTGCGCCATGAAATTGCCCAGATGGCCACTGAACTGAACGTGCCACCGCAGCGCCTCAGCTTCCAATGGCTGGCCCTGGCCATCGTTACCGCGCTGTACCACTGGCCGCTCGAAACACCCGGCACCTTCCCCAAGCGATTGGCATGGCTACGTGAACAAGCACGTGCCTACCTTCTACCAGAGCGACGAACACGCTCATATCCGAGAACAATAAAATCCAGGAAATCCAAGTACCCAACAAAACATGCCAGCCCCGCTTAA
- the rpsT gene encoding 30S ribosomal protein S20 has product MANTAQARKRARQAVKQNAHNSAQRSTLRTAIKAVKKAIQAGDKAAASQIFQQSVSTIDSIADKKIIHKNKAARHKSRLAAAIKALSA; this is encoded by the coding sequence ATGGCAAATACCGCACAGGCGCGCAAGCGCGCTCGTCAAGCAGTCAAGCAAAACGCACACAACTCGGCTCAGCGCTCGACCCTGCGTACCGCAATCAAGGCCGTCAAAAAGGCCATCCAGGCTGGCGACAAGGCCGCTGCTTCGCAAATCTTCCAGCAGTCCGTGTCGACCATCGACAGCATCGCTGACAAGAAAATCATCCACAAGAACAAGGCCGCTCGCCACAAGAGCCGCCTGGCTGCCGCCATCAAGGCCCTGTCGGCTTAA
- the murJ gene encoding murein biosynthesis integral membrane protein MurJ, translated as MNLLKTLAAISSMTMLSRITGLLRDSLFARAFGASDYTDAFNIAFRLPNLLRRLFGEGAFSQAFVPILAEYKSQKGDAATRTLIDHVANTLVWATLVTSVIGIIGAPVVLYVIASGLEGPAFDAGVVMTRLMFPYILCMSFVVLAGAVLNTWREFKIPAFTPVLWNLSSIFFSLFMVKYFDVPIYSMAVAVMVGGVLQVGIQIPALKRIGMLPRLSINPFAGLSDPGVRRILKKMGPAVFAVSAAQISLLINTNIASRLGAGSVSVLQYADRLMEFPTGMLGVALGTVLLPSLSKANADGDPVEYSALLDWGLRLTFLLALPAAVGLATLAEPLIATLFNYGAFNARAVTAATAPLMAYAAGLLGIILVKILAPAFYARQDIRTPVKIAVGVLVATQLMNLVFVPVLGVAGLALSIGLGACINASFLFTGLRRRAIYVPHAGWLPFFSKVVVAVALMGLVAWFSQAQLDWAALRAHPLLRAGALFLIIGVSAAVYFAVLLALGFRPRHFMRRAK; from the coding sequence ATGAACCTACTCAAGACCCTGGCAGCCATCTCGAGCATGACGATGCTGTCCCGTATCACCGGCCTGTTGCGCGACTCCCTGTTTGCCCGCGCGTTCGGCGCCAGCGACTATACCGACGCCTTCAACATCGCCTTCCGCCTGCCCAACCTGCTGCGCCGCCTGTTCGGCGAAGGCGCGTTCTCGCAGGCGTTCGTGCCGATCCTGGCCGAATACAAGAGCCAGAAAGGCGACGCCGCCACCCGCACCCTCATCGACCATGTCGCCAATACCCTCGTGTGGGCGACGCTCGTGACGAGCGTCATCGGCATCATCGGCGCGCCCGTCGTCCTGTACGTGATCGCCAGCGGCCTCGAAGGCCCGGCATTCGACGCCGGCGTCGTCATGACCCGCCTGATGTTTCCGTACATCCTGTGCATGTCGTTCGTCGTGCTGGCCGGCGCCGTGCTGAATACCTGGCGCGAATTCAAGATCCCCGCGTTCACTCCCGTCCTGTGGAATTTGTCCTCGATCTTCTTCTCGCTGTTCATGGTGAAGTACTTCGACGTGCCCATCTATTCGATGGCCGTGGCCGTGATGGTCGGCGGCGTGCTGCAGGTCGGCATCCAGATCCCCGCGCTGAAGCGCATCGGCATGCTGCCGCGCCTGTCGATCAACCCGTTCGCCGGCCTGTCCGATCCGGGCGTGCGCCGCATCCTCAAGAAGATGGGGCCGGCCGTGTTCGCCGTGTCGGCCGCACAGATCAGCCTGCTCATCAACACGAACATCGCGTCGCGCCTGGGTGCCGGCAGCGTCTCCGTGCTGCAGTACGCCGACCGCCTGATGGAATTCCCGACCGGCATGCTGGGCGTGGCGCTGGGCACGGTGCTGCTGCCCAGCCTGTCTAAGGCGAATGCCGATGGCGACCCCGTCGAATACTCCGCCTTGCTCGACTGGGGCCTGCGGTTGACGTTCCTGCTCGCGCTGCCGGCCGCCGTCGGCCTCGCGACGCTGGCTGAACCGCTGATCGCCACCCTGTTCAACTACGGCGCGTTCAACGCCCGCGCCGTCACGGCCGCCACGGCACCGCTGATGGCGTATGCGGCCGGCCTGCTCGGCATCATCCTCGTCAAGATCCTGGCCCCGGCCTTCTATGCGCGCCAGGACATCCGCACGCCGGTCAAGATCGCCGTCGGCGTGCTCGTCGCCACGCAGCTGATGAACCTCGTGTTCGTGCCGGTGCTGGGCGTGGCGGGCCTCGCGCTGTCGATCGGTCTCGGTGCCTGCATCAACGCGAGCTTCCTGTTCACGGGCCTGCGCCGGCGCGCGATCTACGTGCCGCATGCGGGCTGGCTGCCGTTCTTTTCGAAAGTCGTCGTGGCCGTCGCGCTGATGGGTCTCGTTGCGTGGTTCAGCCAGGCGCAGCTCGACTGGGCGGCGCTGCGCGCCCATCCCCTGCTGCGCGCGGGCGCCCTGTTCCTCATCATTGGCGTGTCCGCCGCCGTGTATTTCGCCGTGCTGCTGGCGCTGGGCTTCCGGCCGCGCCACTTCATGCGCCGCGCTAAGTAG
- a CDS encoding type II secretion system protein, which translates to MRNGKAPGREDGFTYLGLIIFVTVIGLVGAATLKVDALLRRAAAEEELLDIGAAFGEALRTYAEATPKGQPPQPPSLQELLKDPRFPGVRRHLRKIFVDPLTGKAEWGVVWANPGDRRGVLAVYSLSKATPLKVANFDKRFSGFENKKYVSDWKFVATGQALMQGEILAQGKPQMPGQPSLFQDPSAGTPPQQPSLFPERDATPPAPAEQAPGADAPPEKEEKEGEPAAQNREAAPAT; encoded by the coding sequence ATGCGGAATGGTAAGGCGCCCGGGCGCGAGGACGGCTTCACGTACCTCGGCCTCATCATCTTCGTGACCGTGATCGGCCTCGTCGGCGCGGCCACGCTGAAGGTCGACGCGCTGCTGCGGCGCGCGGCCGCCGAGGAAGAACTGCTGGATATCGGCGCCGCGTTCGGCGAAGCCCTGCGTACCTATGCCGAGGCGACGCCGAAGGGCCAGCCGCCGCAGCCGCCGTCGCTGCAGGAATTGCTGAAGGATCCGCGCTTTCCCGGCGTGCGCCGGCATTTGCGCAAGATCTTCGTCGACCCGCTGACGGGCAAGGCCGAGTGGGGCGTCGTCTGGGCCAATCCAGGCGACCGGCGCGGCGTGCTGGCCGTGTACAGCCTGTCGAAGGCGACCCCGCTGAAGGTGGCGAATTTCGACAAGCGCTTTTCCGGGTTCGAGAACAAGAAATACGTCTCGGACTGGAAGTTCGTGGCGACCGGGCAGGCGCTGATGCAGGGCGAGATACTCGCGCAGGGCAAGCCGCAGATGCCCGGCCAGCCGTCGCTGTTCCAGGACCCGTCCGCGGGCACGCCGCCGCAGCAGCCGTCGCTGTTTCCCGAGCGGGACGCGACGCCGCCTGCGCCGGCCGAACAGGCGCCGGGCGCCGATGCGCCGCCGGAGAAGGAAGAGAAAGAGGGCGAGCCCGCGGCGCAGAACCGCGAGGCCGCCCCGGCTACTTAG
- a CDS encoding type II secretion system protein: MKRTRGFTLIELLVVLGIVALLLTLAAPRFFPKVDSTKETILAENLRNTRAVIDQFHEDTGRYPESLQQLVEKKYLPALPFDPIADSDSAWIVVPPEDGDKGGIYNIRSGAPGTGRNGTPYAEW; encoded by the coding sequence ATGAAACGTACGCGGGGGTTCACGCTGATCGAACTGCTGGTGGTGCTGGGCATCGTGGCGCTGCTGCTCACGCTCGCGGCGCCGCGCTTCTTCCCGAAGGTCGACAGCACCAAGGAAACCATCCTGGCCGAGAACCTGCGCAACACGCGCGCCGTCATCGACCAGTTTCACGAAGACACGGGACGCTATCCGGAATCGCTGCAGCAGCTCGTCGAGAAAAAATACCTGCCGGCGCTGCCGTTCGACCCGATCGCGGACAGCGACTCGGCGTGGATCGTCGTCCCCCCGGAAGACGGCGACAAGGGCGGCATCTACAATATCCGCAGCGGCGCGCCGGGCACGGGCCGCAACGGCACACCCTATGCGGAATGGTAA